A portion of the Rhodopseudomonas sp. BAL398 genome contains these proteins:
- a CDS encoding creatininase family protein → MTTLPPSRNWTEIHWPEIVNPARWIAVLPLAATEQHGPHLPLGTDVMIAEAYLARVGELLPAAVPACFLPLQPVGLSTEHLSFPGTLTLSTETALRQWTEIGDSVARAGLRKLVLVTSHGGNSAAMSLVAQELRARHGMLAVTTSWGRFGTPEGMIGAEELRHGIHGGAVETSIMLASNPQLVREDRVAEFGAASIAMERDFHWLSAHRPAPFAWQTEDLNPSGAVGDATKATAENGRRLIDHAAQAFCELLGDINRFDLAALGRRPSV, encoded by the coding sequence ATGACAACCCTCCCCCCTTCCCGCAACTGGACCGAGATTCACTGGCCGGAGATCGTTAACCCGGCGCGCTGGATCGCGGTGCTGCCGCTGGCGGCGACCGAGCAGCACGGCCCGCATCTGCCGCTCGGCACCGATGTGATGATCGCCGAGGCCTATCTAGCGCGGGTTGGCGAATTGCTGCCCGCCGCCGTGCCGGCGTGTTTCCTGCCGCTGCAGCCCGTCGGCTTGTCCACCGAGCATCTCTCATTCCCCGGCACCCTGACGCTGAGCACCGAGACTGCGCTGAGGCAATGGACCGAGATCGGCGACAGCGTCGCCCGCGCCGGCCTGCGCAAGCTGGTGCTGGTGACCAGCCATGGCGGCAACAGCGCGGCGATGAGTCTGGTGGCGCAGGAGCTGCGCGCGCGCCACGGCATGCTGGCGGTGACCACCTCTTGGGGGCGATTCGGCACCCCGGAGGGCATGATCGGCGCCGAGGAATTGCGCCACGGCATCCATGGCGGCGCGGTCGAGACCTCGATCATGCTGGCGTCGAATCCGCAGCTGGTGCGCGAGGATCGCGTCGCCGAGTTTGGCGCCGCCAGCATCGCGATGGAGCGCGATTTTCACTGGCTGTCGGCGCATCGGCCGGCGCCCTTCGCCTGGCAGACCGAGGATCTCAACCCCAGCGGCGCCGTCGGCGACGCGACGAAGGCCACGGCCGAAAACGGCCGGCGATTGATCGACCACGCCGCCCAGGCATTTTGCGAATTGCTCGGCGACATCAACCGCTTCGACCTCGCCGCGCTGGGCCGCCGGCCGAGCGTGTGA
- a CDS encoding ABC transporter substrate-binding protein, with amino-acid sequence MSPGLLLRALTIGLSLTLGVAAHAAGHGAAEKPAVVEKPAAPKPPPPVATKPPAKTGSAEKRKDGLDQVTFGTNWVAEPEHGGFFQAVADGTYKTYGLDVSIVPGGPNVNNRALLIAGKLDFFMSANTLQSFDAVANNVPVVAVAAIFQKDPQVFLAHPESKVSKLQDLKPLTLFVSKEGIVSYFQWLKSEYGFSEAKVKPYTFNPQPFLVDRNSAMQGYVSSEPFVIEQQAQFKPTVLLLADYGFNGYSTLIETRRELVDSQPDLVQRFVDASLIGWYHYLYGDNAAGNAMIKKLNPDMTDAMLAYSVGKMKEYGIVDSGDTLRDGIGAMSDARYASFFDKMVRAGVVRRDVDFRKAYTLRFINQGVGLRLRPQE; translated from the coding sequence ATGAGCCCAGGCCTTTTGCTGCGCGCGTTAACCATCGGCCTCTCCTTGACGCTGGGCGTTGCGGCGCACGCGGCCGGGCATGGCGCGGCGGAGAAGCCGGCCGTGGTGGAAAAGCCCGCCGCGCCGAAGCCGCCGCCGCCCGTTGCGACGAAGCCGCCCGCCAAGACCGGCTCCGCGGAGAAGCGCAAGGACGGGCTCGATCAGGTCACGTTCGGCACCAATTGGGTGGCCGAGCCCGAGCATGGCGGGTTCTTCCAGGCGGTGGCCGACGGCACCTACAAGACCTATGGGCTCGACGTCTCGATCGTGCCGGGCGGCCCCAATGTCAACAACCGCGCGCTGCTGATCGCCGGCAAGCTCGATTTCTTCATGAGCGCCAATACGCTGCAATCCTTCGACGCGGTCGCCAACAATGTCCCGGTGGTCGCCGTCGCGGCGATCTTCCAGAAGGACCCGCAGGTGTTCCTGGCGCATCCGGAATCCAAGGTCAGCAAGCTGCAGGATCTCAAGCCGCTGACGCTGTTCGTGTCCAAGGAAGGCATCGTCAGCTATTTTCAATGGCTCAAATCCGAATACGGATTCAGCGAGGCGAAGGTCAAGCCCTACACGTTCAACCCGCAACCCTTCCTGGTCGATCGCAACAGCGCGATGCAGGGCTATGTCAGCTCCGAGCCGTTCGTGATCGAGCAGCAGGCCCAATTCAAGCCGACCGTGCTGCTGCTCGCCGATTACGGTTTCAACGGCTATTCCACCCTGATCGAGACACGACGCGAATTGGTCGACAGCCAGCCGGACCTGGTGCAGCGCTTCGTCGATGCCTCGCTGATCGGCTGGTATCATTATTTGTATGGCGACAATGCCGCCGGCAACGCCATGATCAAGAAGCTCAATCCGGACATGACCGACGCCATGCTGGCCTATTCGGTCGGCAAGATGAAGGAATATGGCATCGTCGATTCCGGCGACACCTTGCGTGACGGCATCGGCGCGATGTCGGATGCGCGCTATGCCAGTTTCTTCGACAAGATGGTGCGCGCCGGCGTGGTGCGCCGCGACGTCGATTTCCGCAAGGCCTATACGCTGCGCTTCATCAATCAGGGCGTCGGCCTGCGATTGCGGCCGCAAGAATAG
- a CDS encoding ABC transporter ATP-binding protein produces the protein MADPAVFVEFDGAPAGVAVRLRAVTKTYPNGTAALGPLDLDVRRGEFVSLLGPSGCGKSTALRLIAGLSAPSSGTVNLSSRPAQARGDHAIGFVFQEPTLMPWTSVRGNVSLPLRLAHVARGDIASRVSEALARVGLLDFAEAFPRELSGGMKMRVSLARALVTDPDILLMDEPFAALDEITRFRLNNDLLALWRKLRKTVIFVTHSVFESVYLSQRVVVMTPRPGTIGAEFRIDAPQPRGEEFRTSADYAAQCREVSHALAQTADSVTSA, from the coding sequence ATGGCCGATCCCGCAGTTTTCGTCGAGTTCGACGGCGCGCCGGCCGGCGTCGCGGTCCGGCTGCGCGCGGTCACCAAGACCTATCCCAACGGCACCGCCGCTCTGGGCCCGCTTGACCTCGACGTGCGCCGCGGCGAATTCGTCTCGCTGCTCGGGCCGTCCGGCTGCGGCAAGTCGACGGCGCTGCGGCTGATCGCGGGCCTGAGCGCGCCGTCGTCCGGTACGGTCAATCTGTCGAGCCGGCCGGCGCAGGCGCGCGGCGACCATGCGATCGGCTTCGTGTTTCAGGAGCCGACGCTGATGCCCTGGACCAGCGTGCGCGGCAATGTCAGCCTGCCGCTGCGCTTGGCCCATGTGGCACGCGGCGATATCGCCTCGCGCGTCAGCGAGGCGCTGGCGCGGGTCGGGTTGCTCGACTTCGCCGAAGCGTTTCCGCGCGAATTGTCCGGCGGCATGAAGATGCGGGTGTCGCTGGCCCGCGCGCTGGTGACCGATCCCGACATCCTGCTGATGGACGAACCCTTCGCCGCGCTCGACGAGATCACCCGGTTTCGCCTCAACAATGATCTGCTGGCGCTGTGGCGCAAGCTGCGCAAGACCGTCATCTTCGTCACCCATTCGGTGTTCGAGTCGGTCTATCTGTCGCAGCGCGTCGTCGTGATGACGCCGCGGCCCGGAACGATTGGCGCCGAATTCCGGATCGATGCGCCACAGCCGCGCGGCGAAGAGTTCCGCACCTCGGCGGATTATGCCGCGCAATGCCGCGAGGTCTCGCATGCGCTGGCGCAGACCGCCGATAGCGTGACCAGCGCATGA
- a CDS encoding ABC transporter permease: MPPDEAGAHSNGARLLRVLLPVIMFAAGVAVWDLVVRLNQIPPYVLPGPGLVLRTLIADWPLLWDSLLTTLSTTLEGFSVAALGGIALALLFNQSKWLEYSLFPYAVVLQVTPVIAIAPLLLIYLPQEAAVIACAVIVAFFPVLANTTLGLNSADRNLVGLFRLYGASRLQTLWRLKLPAALPYILGGLRIAGGLSLIGAVVAEIAAGSAGAGSGLAYRIAEAGYRLNIPRMFAALLLLSVAGIVIYGLLALVSHLLLRRWHESALGKDN, translated from the coding sequence ATGCCGCCGGATGAGGCCGGCGCCCACAGCAATGGCGCGCGGCTGTTGCGCGTGCTGCTTCCTGTCATCATGTTCGCCGCCGGCGTCGCGGTGTGGGATCTGGTGGTGCGTCTCAACCAGATCCCGCCTTATGTGCTGCCCGGGCCCGGATTGGTGCTGCGCACGCTGATCGCGGATTGGCCGCTGCTGTGGGACTCGCTGCTGACGACGCTATCGACCACGCTGGAGGGGTTTTCGGTCGCGGCGCTGGGCGGCATCGCGCTGGCGCTATTGTTCAACCAATCGAAATGGCTGGAATATTCCCTGTTCCCCTATGCGGTGGTGCTGCAGGTGACGCCGGTGATCGCGATCGCGCCGCTGCTGCTGATCTATCTGCCGCAGGAGGCCGCGGTGATCGCCTGCGCGGTGATCGTGGCATTCTTTCCGGTGCTGGCCAATACCACGCTGGGGTTGAATTCGGCCGATCGCAATCTGGTCGGGCTGTTTCGGCTCTACGGCGCGTCGCGCCTGCAAACCCTGTGGCGGCTGAAGCTGCCGGCCGCGCTGCCCTATATTCTCGGCGGCTTGCGGATCGCCGGCGGGCTGTCGCTGATCGGCGCGGTGGTGGCGGAGATCGCCGCGGGCTCGGCCGGCGCCGGCTCGGGCCTGGCCTATCGCATCGCCGAGGCCGGCTACCGGCTCAACATTCCCCGGATGTTCGCCGCATTGCTGTTGCTCTCGGTCGCCGGGATTGTCATTTATGGGCTGCTGGCGCTGGTCTCGCATCTGCTGCTGCGGCGCTGGCACGAAAGCGCGCTGGGAAAGGATAATTGA
- a CDS encoding 2-hydroxyacid dehydrogenase — protein sequence MAGGNASSQVELLIYGPRKPVVEAGFTDDYVLHKVEQLADLERLPPVAFETIRGIAVTGLVPASSAVLARFPKLEIVSSFGVGYDHVDSAWARDHGVIVTNTPDVLTEEVADTALGLLIATLREFVKADKFVRSGLWATQDYPLSAGSLRDRTVGMVGMGRIGQAIGRRLDAAKVPVVYHSRNPAAGVAYKHYPDLIEMAKAVDTLVVIIPGGAATAKLINAEVMAALGPRGVIINVARGSVIDEPALIAALSSGAIQAAGLDVFAQEPKVPEELRTLPNVVLLPHIGSASVVTRNAMDQLVVDNLAAWFAGQPPLTPIAETPVKGR from the coding sequence ATGGCCGGGGGAAATGCGTCGTCGCAGGTCGAGCTGCTGATTTATGGGCCACGCAAGCCGGTGGTCGAAGCCGGCTTCACCGACGACTACGTCCTGCACAAGGTCGAGCAGCTGGCCGACCTCGAGCGGCTGCCGCCTGTGGCGTTCGAGACCATTCGCGGCATCGCGGTGACCGGCCTGGTGCCGGCGAGTTCGGCGGTACTGGCGCGATTTCCGAAGCTCGAAATCGTCTCCAGTTTCGGCGTCGGCTATGATCACGTCGATTCCGCCTGGGCGCGCGACCATGGCGTGATCGTCACCAATACGCCCGACGTGCTGACCGAGGAAGTCGCCGACACCGCGCTCGGCCTGTTGATCGCCACGCTGCGCGAATTCGTCAAGGCCGATAAATTCGTCCGCTCCGGCCTGTGGGCGACCCAGGACTATCCGCTGAGCGCGGGCTCGCTGCGCGACCGCACCGTCGGCATGGTGGGCATGGGCCGGATCGGTCAGGCGATCGGCCGACGGCTCGACGCCGCCAAGGTGCCGGTGGTGTATCATTCGCGCAATCCGGCCGCGGGCGTTGCCTACAAGCACTATCCGGATCTGATCGAGATGGCCAAGGCGGTCGATACTTTGGTGGTCATCATTCCGGGCGGCGCCGCCACCGCCAAACTGATCAACGCCGAGGTGATGGCGGCGCTCGGTCCGCGGGGCGTCATCATCAATGTGGCGCGCGGTTCGGTGATCGACGAGCCTGCTTTGATCGCGGCGCTGTCATCCGGAGCCATTCAGGCCGCCGGGCTCGACGTCTTCGCCCAGGAGCCGAAAGTGCCGGAGGAGTTGCGCACGCTGCCCAATGTGGTGCTGCTGCCGCATATCGGCTCGGCCTCGGTGGTGACGCGCAACGCGATGGATCAGCTGGTGGTCGACAATCTCGCCGCCTGGTTCGCCGGCCAGCCGCCGCTGACGCCGATTGCCGAAACGCCGGTGAAGGGGCGCTGA
- a CDS encoding protease inhibitor Inh/omp19 family protein, protein MWRPGAARLALVAALLALASPAPAQDAAALKKDMVGQWELSTAERSKTCVVTLKPDAAPQGLKLELEPGCAAALPFTKDIAAWNVKGLDIVRLEDAAGAAVIDFTEVETGIFEGRRSGEGIYILQNLVAARSLARSMDQMIGDWAMVRASGRTICGLTLTNTETDAENFEVYLKPNCDQSVTSFAPKMWRLERGEVLLQSATGEIWRFQADDNAQWRLMPDSVDPLILVRQ, encoded by the coding sequence ATGTGGCGTCCGGGCGCTGCCAGACTGGCGTTGGTCGCGGCCTTGCTGGCGCTGGCTTCGCCGGCGCCGGCGCAGGATGCCGCCGCGCTGAAGAAGGACATGGTCGGGCAATGGGAGTTGTCGACCGCCGAGCGCAGCAAGACCTGCGTGGTGACGCTGAAGCCCGACGCTGCGCCGCAGGGGCTGAAGCTCGAGCTGGAGCCCGGCTGCGCCGCCGCGCTGCCATTCACCAAGGACATTGCTGCCTGGAACGTGAAGGGCCTCGACATCGTCCGACTGGAAGACGCCGCCGGCGCCGCGGTGATCGACTTCACCGAAGTCGAGACCGGCATTTTCGAGGGACGGCGCAGCGGCGAGGGCATCTACATCCTGCAGAACCTGGTGGCGGCGCGCTCGCTGGCCCGCTCGATGGATCAGATGATCGGTGACTGGGCGATGGTGCGCGCCTCCGGTCGCACCATCTGCGGCCTGACCCTGACCAATACCGAGACCGACGCCGAAAATTTCGAGGTCTATCTGAAGCCGAATTGCGATCAGAGCGTCACCAGCTTCGCCCCCAAGATGTGGCGGCTGGAGCGCGGCGAGGTGCTGCTGCAATCCGCCACCGGCGAGATCTGGCGATTCCAGGCCGACGACAACGCGCAGTGGCGCCTGATGCCCGACAGCGTCGATCCGCTGATCCTGGTGCGGCAGTAG
- a CDS encoding helix-turn-helix transcriptional regulator, with protein sequence MADSKFLTPDEVAERYRGGISVGTLRNWRAMRLGPSFVKIGKAVLYPLGELDAWDEKNKVECRASKGLGKHRGDQA encoded by the coding sequence GTGGCAGATAGTAAATTCCTTACCCCCGACGAAGTGGCTGAACGCTATCGGGGAGGTATTTCGGTTGGGACCCTTCGAAATTGGCGCGCGATGCGTCTCGGCCCGTCCTTCGTCAAAATTGGCAAGGCCGTGCTTTATCCCCTCGGCGAGCTTGATGCGTGGGATGAAAAGAATAAGGTGGAGTGCCGTGCATCCAAGGGACTCGGCAAGCACAGGGGTGATCAGGCGTGA
- a CDS encoding sensor domain-containing diguanylate cyclase encodes MLLASNALENERAAVAQRYSLDQATSKIAAEVTALSDQAREYVITGDSIHLVLYRRDAAALKSVEDRVRRIKEVGASADELSALSDAMQWADTLQDQQRQAIAAHERGEEDQARRILFGAEYDRELDRVESDVERFQYRLDQRTGAEITAATNIARIWKTISEGMLALTALVVLCVLYFVFKQRVLCPVVRLSDVVSRLAAQDYGVEPPEIDQIDEIGDMAQAIRIFRENGLERQRLETERSTDLAMRSLLSRMTQRMQGCETIHALEGVVESFVPEIVPTLAGRLYLLDDRRNALVEACSWLAPIHSRPEFPPTACWALQRSDLHRPAGGSLDVPCDHLDRTHGKIDSICLPLIAQRATLGLLYFEPSQDISDSPPISEMYLKMLAENISLALGNLRLRDALREMAMGDALTGLANRRHLETVLKLRLEEAQRLAQPLSCLMIDVDHFKRFNDEFGHDAGDAVLRALGQVLSHSMRESGVAFRHGGEEFLLLMPELGPEQALSRAEAILAQVRAIRIEHGGRELGPVTVSVGLASAPDHCAFDKLLQTADAALYRAKHAGRDRIVVAETRATDQRVA; translated from the coding sequence ATGCTGCTGGCGTCGAACGCTCTGGAGAACGAGCGCGCGGCCGTCGCACAACGCTACAGCCTGGACCAAGCCACCTCAAAGATCGCTGCTGAGGTGACGGCGCTCAGCGACCAAGCCCGCGAATATGTGATCACCGGCGATTCTATACATCTGGTCCTCTATCGCCGCGACGCGGCGGCCTTGAAATCGGTCGAGGATCGCGTTCGCCGTATCAAAGAGGTGGGCGCGAGCGCGGATGAATTGAGCGCGCTTTCCGACGCCATGCAGTGGGCCGATACCTTGCAGGATCAGCAGCGGCAGGCCATCGCTGCGCATGAGCGGGGTGAAGAGGACCAGGCGCGCCGGATTCTGTTCGGGGCGGAATATGACCGTGAGTTGGATCGCGTCGAGAGCGATGTCGAGCGCTTTCAGTACCGCCTTGACCAGCGCACCGGCGCGGAGATCACCGCCGCGACCAACATCGCGCGGATCTGGAAAACCATCTCAGAGGGGATGCTCGCTCTCACCGCCCTCGTCGTCCTGTGCGTGCTCTACTTCGTGTTCAAGCAGCGCGTGCTGTGCCCGGTCGTGCGGCTGAGCGACGTCGTCAGCCGCCTCGCCGCCCAGGATTATGGTGTCGAGCCGCCCGAAATCGATCAGATCGACGAGATCGGGGACATGGCCCAGGCAATCCGTATTTTCCGGGAGAACGGCCTCGAACGGCAACGGCTTGAGACGGAGCGTAGCACCGATCTCGCCATGCGGTCCCTTTTGTCGCGCATGACCCAGCGGATGCAGGGCTGCGAAACCATCCACGCGCTGGAGGGGGTCGTCGAAAGCTTCGTCCCTGAGATCGTCCCGACCCTTGCGGGTCGCCTGTATCTTCTGGATGACAGGCGCAATGCCTTGGTCGAGGCCTGCTCATGGCTCGCGCCAATTCATTCAAGACCCGAGTTTCCGCCAACGGCGTGTTGGGCGCTGCAACGCAGCGACCTGCACCGGCCGGCCGGCGGCTCTCTCGATGTTCCCTGCGATCATCTTGACCGCACACATGGGAAGATCGACTCGATCTGTCTGCCACTCATCGCGCAACGAGCCACCCTCGGACTGCTCTATTTCGAGCCTAGCCAGGATATTTCGGATTCTCCGCCAATCTCGGAAATGTATCTGAAGATGCTGGCCGAGAATATCAGCCTGGCGCTCGGCAATCTGCGCCTCCGTGATGCGCTGCGGGAGATGGCTATGGGTGACGCGCTCACCGGACTGGCCAATCGGCGTCATCTGGAGACGGTGCTGAAGCTCCGTCTGGAGGAAGCGCAGCGCCTCGCTCAACCCCTCAGCTGCCTCATGATCGACGTCGATCATTTCAAGCGTTTCAACGACGAGTTCGGCCACGACGCCGGCGATGCCGTCCTTCGCGCCTTGGGCCAGGTTCTCTCGCATTCGATGCGCGAGAGTGGCGTCGCCTTTCGCCATGGCGGCGAGGAGTTCCTGCTGCTGATGCCCGAGCTTGGTCCAGAGCAGGCTCTCAGCCGTGCCGAGGCGATCCTGGCGCAGGTGCGAGCCATCCGCATCGAGCACGGCGGGCGCGAGTTGGGGCCAGTTACCGTATCAGTTGGCTTGGCGAGTGCGCCCGACCATTGCGCGTTCGACAAGCTGCTGCAGACGGCCGACGCAGCCCTCTATCGCGCCAAACACGCTGGGCGCGACCGGATCGTGGTTGCCGAGACGAGAGCGACCGATCAAAGAGTGGCCTAG
- a CDS encoding FAD-dependent monooxygenase, translating into MHVSHAALHDVIIAGAGPVGLFLACELRLAGCSVLVLEQAQDPFSPLKALPFGLRGLSVPTIESLDRRDLLDSIKARAVGHDVPAAAHWTKQKRRPGGHFAGIQFFQDQVDSTEWPYRLPGAVSSIAADMASIEAVLTARAAAIGVEIIRGASVEDFEQSGEAVFVRAGDETYRARWLVGCDGGRSIVRKAAGIGFTGTDPEFTGYSVQIELYDPDTLKPGRHYTPTGMYTYAPPGTIAMVDFDGGAFHRTQRVTRDHIEAVLRKVSGTQVGIAALELATTWTDRAHQATDYRKGRVLLAGDAAHIHSPLGGQGLNLGLGDAMNLGWKLAATIRGDAPADLLDSYMLERHPEGVRILDWSRAQVALMRPSASSRALEAIVRDLIGTRDGATYFAERVWGVGLRYDLGGDHPVVGRSAPDFEFVDGTRLNEHLRRGRGLLLDFDARASRRDLAGSWSGRMDYVAGEPRERLGLSAMLVRPDGFVAWASYIPNDDETLAQAAIRWFGHPVRIAALSPSASSPIIDRVGLIGGGTV; encoded by the coding sequence ATGCACGTCTCTCACGCCGCCCTTCATGATGTGATTATTGCCGGTGCTGGACCGGTTGGCCTGTTCCTCGCTTGTGAGCTCCGCCTGGCAGGCTGCTCAGTGCTGGTGCTGGAGCAGGCGCAAGACCCATTCTCGCCACTGAAGGCTCTGCCCTTCGGGTTGCGCGGCCTGTCGGTGCCTACGATCGAGAGCCTCGATCGCCGCGATCTGCTCGACTCCATCAAGGCTCGCGCGGTTGGTCACGACGTTCCGGCGGCTGCGCACTGGACGAAGCAAAAGCGCCGCCCGGGCGGCCATTTTGCCGGCATCCAATTCTTCCAGGATCAGGTCGACAGCACGGAATGGCCGTATCGCCTCCCCGGCGCCGTCAGCAGCATCGCGGCCGATATGGCGAGCATCGAAGCCGTTCTTACCGCGCGAGCGGCGGCGATCGGCGTAGAGATAATACGCGGCGCCAGCGTCGAAGACTTCGAGCAATCGGGCGAGGCGGTCTTCGTCCGCGCGGGCGACGAGACATATCGAGCGCGCTGGCTCGTCGGTTGCGATGGAGGGCGCAGCATAGTGCGTAAGGCGGCCGGCATCGGCTTTACCGGCACCGATCCCGAATTCACCGGCTATTCGGTGCAGATCGAACTCTACGACCCGGACACGCTCAAACCCGGTCGCCATTACACCCCGACGGGCATGTATACCTATGCGCCACCGGGCACCATCGCGATGGTCGATTTCGACGGCGGCGCCTTCCACCGGACCCAGCGCGTCACCCGCGATCACATCGAGGCCGTGCTGCGCAAGGTCTCCGGCACCCAAGTCGGAATCGCGGCTCTGGAGCTGGCTACGACCTGGACGGACCGTGCCCATCAAGCGACCGACTATCGTAAGGGTCGCGTGCTGCTCGCCGGTGATGCCGCGCACATCCATTCGCCATTGGGCGGCCAGGGGCTCAACCTCGGGCTTGGCGACGCGATGAACCTGGGCTGGAAGCTTGCCGCGACGATTCGCGGTGACGCGCCGGCCGACTTGCTCGACAGCTATATGCTGGAGCGGCACCCGGAAGGCGTGCGCATTCTCGACTGGTCGCGCGCGCAGGTCGCGCTCATGCGACCGAGCGCTAGTTCGCGCGCCCTCGAAGCCATCGTCCGCGATCTGATCGGAACACGCGATGGCGCGACCTATTTCGCCGAGCGGGTCTGGGGCGTTGGTCTTCGCTACGATCTTGGCGGCGATCATCCGGTCGTCGGCCGCAGCGCGCCTGACTTCGAATTCGTCGACGGCACGAGGTTGAACGAGCACCTTCGGCGCGGGCGTGGCTTGCTCCTGGACTTCGACGCGCGCGCATCGCGCCGGGACCTGGCCGGCAGCTGGAGCGGGCGGATGGACTATGTTGCCGGGGAACCGAGAGAGCGTCTGGGCCTGAGCGCGATGCTGGTGCGACCCGATGGGTTCGTCGCATGGGCAAGTTACATCCCGAATGACGATGAAACGCTGGCGCAGGCCGCGATACGGTGGTTTGGGCACCCGGTCCGGATTGCGGCACTCTCGCCCAGCGCGAGCAGCCCAATCATCGATCGCGTCGGGTTGATCGGTGGCGGCACAGTGTAA
- the yghU gene encoding glutathione-dependent disulfide-bond oxidoreductase, which produces MPDQQEYTPRKVWVWDKPNGGQFAAINRPVAGATHNKDLPIGQHPLQLYSLATPNGQKVSILLEELLALGHEGAEYDAWPIRIEQGDQFGSGFVDVNPNSKIPALLDRSGSTPIRVFESGAILTYLGEKFGAFLPTDPTGRAATLSWLFWQMGSAPYLGGGFGHFYAYAPTKIEYAIDRFAMEAKRQYDVLDRRLAETPYLAGGDYTIADIAAWCWYGNVALGRLYGNAAEFLALHEYANVQRWVAAIADRPAVKRGRIVNRVSGELSEQLHERHDASDFELRTQDKINTP; this is translated from the coding sequence ATGCCCGATCAGCAGGAATACACGCCACGGAAGGTCTGGGTCTGGGATAAGCCCAATGGGGGCCAGTTCGCCGCCATCAACCGGCCCGTCGCCGGCGCCACTCACAACAAGGATTTGCCGATCGGCCAACATCCGCTGCAGCTCTATTCCCTTGCCACGCCGAACGGCCAGAAGGTGTCCATTCTACTAGAGGAGCTTCTAGCGCTGGGGCACGAGGGTGCCGAATATGACGCTTGGCCGATCCGGATCGAGCAGGGAGATCAGTTTGGAAGCGGCTTCGTCGATGTCAATCCTAACTCCAAAATCCCTGCGCTGCTTGACCGTTCAGGCTCCACGCCAATCCGCGTGTTCGAATCCGGTGCGATCTTGACCTATCTCGGCGAGAAGTTCGGCGCCTTTCTGCCGACCGATCCGACCGGGCGCGCGGCGACCTTGTCCTGGCTCTTCTGGCAGATGGGCAGCGCACCCTATCTCGGCGGTGGCTTCGGCCATTTTTATGCCTATGCGCCGACCAAGATCGAATATGCGATCGACCGCTTTGCGATGGAGGCCAAGCGCCAATACGACGTGCTTGATCGCCGTCTGGCGGAGACCCCCTATCTGGCCGGCGGTGACTATACGATCGCAGACATCGCGGCATGGTGCTGGTACGGAAACGTCGCGCTAGGTCGGCTCTATGGGAATGCGGCGGAATTCCTAGCGCTCCACGAATATGCCAACGTCCAGCGTTGGGTGGCGGCGATTGCCGACCGCCCCGCTGTAAAGCGTGGGCGGATCGTGAACCGTGTCAGCGGTGAACTATCCGAGCAACTTCATGAGCGCCACGACGCCAGCGACTTCGAATTGCGCACGCAGGACAAGATCAACACCCCTTGA
- a CDS encoding glutathione S-transferase family protein, translating to MIDVYAFATPNSVKVPIALEELGLDYTLHSVDIRTGGQKDPAFRALNPNGKVPVLVDHDADGGALVLSESAAIMIYLAEKTGKLLPTAGAPRARVFKQLFFHGTAVGPAFGNAAHFLKFAPEQIPYAIERFSAEAIRVMSVLDALLAKQKYVAGDDLSIADIADFGWMWQRGFAGVDFAATPNVGRWYAELEGRPAFQTAISKTTALAAS from the coding sequence ATGATCGACGTCTATGCATTCGCCACGCCGAACTCCGTCAAGGTTCCCATTGCGCTTGAGGAGTTGGGACTCGACTATACCCTTCACTCAGTTGACATCCGAACCGGCGGTCAAAAGGATCCAGCCTTCCGGGCGTTGAACCCCAACGGCAAGGTGCCGGTTCTCGTCGATCATGACGCTGACGGCGGCGCGCTCGTACTGAGCGAGAGTGCCGCCATCATGATCTACCTAGCCGAGAAGACGGGTAAACTCCTACCCACGGCTGGTGCGCCGCGTGCCCGGGTATTCAAGCAGCTCTTCTTTCATGGCACCGCCGTGGGCCCAGCCTTCGGCAACGCGGCCCACTTCCTGAAGTTTGCCCCGGAGCAGATCCCTTACGCCATCGAGCGCTTCTCGGCTGAAGCGATCCGTGTGATGAGCGTGCTCGATGCGCTGCTCGCCAAGCAGAAGTACGTCGCTGGCGACGATCTCAGCATCGCCGACATCGCCGACTTCGGCTGGATGTGGCAGCGCGGCTTCGCCGGGGTCGACTTCGCTGCGACGCCGAATGTCGGACGCTGGTATGCCGAACTCGAAGGCCGTCCCGCCTTTCAAACCGCGATCTCCAAGACCACGGCGCTCGCCGCGAGCTAA